From one Lotus japonicus ecotype B-129 chromosome 3, LjGifu_v1.2 genomic stretch:
- the LOC130744013 gene encoding uncharacterized protein LOC130744013, which produces MASQSQPQETKTLPIKILFDKQTNKVVAVEATNDFVDTLFSFLSLPLGTITRLVAATTTTTATSSSDGNNDQQPPEPPFLNSINNLYQSVQNLSPNDVWNPVCKQMLLRPRNPCEALCSKLVLNVDDTEPATKVYVCASCDKFTTFPNLVCTCGKPVREPKNLDSEGSVEVKGGVFVKGTESSFLVFDDLKIVPSSFVSFMPLLVQMGYSDLTQLEEITQNIGMQEILKILMYTLTSREPLTNAILGSDSKKKDNPQNLFASAVRARANIGDSKMDVKVVRSKSQNKIIFAEANADFVDFIFSLLTIPLGSIVKLLGGEWSIFCWMC; this is translated from the exons ATGGCATCCCAATCGCAGCCACAAGAGACAAAAACCCTTCCCATCAAAATCTTGTTCGACAAACAAACCAACAAAGTTGTCGCAGTTGAAGCAACCAACGACTTCGTCGACACGCTCTTCAGTTTTCTGTCCCTTCCACTCGGCACCATCACTCGCCTTGTcgccgccacaaccaccaccacagccACCTCGAGCAGCGACGGCAACAACGATCAACAGCCCCCAGAACCACCGTTCCTTAACAGCATCAACAATCTCTACCAAAGCGTCCAGAATCTCTCCCCTAACGATGTATGGAACCCTGTCTGCAAGCAGATGCTGCTGCGTCCCCGGAACCCCTGTGAAGCGCTTTGCTCGAAGCTGGTTTTGAATGTTGATGACACAGAACCCGCAACAAAGGTTTATGTGTGCGCTTCCTGTGACAAGTTTACTACTTTTCCTAATCTGGTTTGTACCTGTGGAAAACCCGTTAGAGAACCCAAGAATTTGGATTCCGAGGGTAGCGTGGAAGTCAAAGGTGGAGTGTTTGTGAAAGGGACTGAGTCATCTTTTCTGGTCTTTGATGATTTGAAGATTGTGCCTAGTTCTTTTGTGAGCTTCATGCCGCTGCTGGTGCAAATGGGGTATTCAGACTTGACTCAACTAGAGGAAATCACACAGAATATTGGCATGCAAGAG ATATTGAAGATCCTCATGTACACCTTAACCTCTCGTGAGCCTCTGACAAATGCAATTTTGGGAAGTGACTCCAAGAAGAAAGACAACCCTCAAAACCTGTTTGCATCAGCAGTTAGGGCAAGGGCTAACATTGGTGACAGTAAAATGGATGTTAAGGTAGTGCGAAGTAAATCTCAGAACAAGATAATCTTTGCTGAAGCCAATGCAGATTTTGTTGACTTCATTTTTAGCCTCCTTACCATACCATTGGGGTCCATTGTAAAGCTTTTGGGTGGTGAGTGGTCAATCTTTTGTTGGATGTGTTGA